A genomic stretch from Silurus meridionalis isolate SWU-2019-XX chromosome 1, ASM1480568v1, whole genome shotgun sequence includes:
- the gulp1b gene encoding PTB domain-containing engulfment adapter protein 1 isoform X1, whose protein sequence is MNIGFSRRKEKPSMHSPEALVKNHVAYSAKFLGITPVEQPKGTDVVRLAVRKLKFQRHIKKSEGAKIPKVELQISIYGVRIVDPKTKEVQHNCQLHRMSFCADDKTDKRIFAYICTEPDTKRHMCYVFDSEKCAEEITVAIGQAFDLAYKMFLQSGGKDVESRKQIGNLQKRIQDLEMENLRLKKQLQRVESQLISTQSSALLLHVNSSSDAHVSSSTLSCGTDDVSSLSSLEISSVTLTPFSSPDSGQSGNSLTPPPAKPAHFQPPNVFTVPQPRAGSIPVKDTSTDVFDMVPFTPGSSTPRIQACNSNQSFSMPSPENRGTDLFGAVPFDPFTCGFADFPPDIQSKLDEIQEGFKMGLTLEGAIFSPGPVDSRC, encoded by the exons AGAAACCCAGCATGCACAGCCCTGAAGCTCTGGTGAAGAATCACGTAGCCTACAGTGCTAAG TTTTTGGGAATCACACCGGTCGAGCAACCGAAAGGCACAGACGTCGTTCGGTTGGCTGTGCGAAAACTTAAG ttTCAAAGGCATATCAAAAAGTCAGAGGGGGCGAAAATTCCCAAAGTTGAGCTACAAATCTCCATATACGGAGTGAGAATAGTGGATCCAAAAACAAAG GAAGTGCAGCACAACTGCCAGCTGCACAGGATGTCCTTCTGCGCCGACGATAAAACGGACAAACGAATCTTCGCCTACATTTGCACCGAGCCCGACACCAAGAGGCACATGTGCTACGTGTTCGACAGCGAGAAATGT GCAGAAGAGATCACCGTCGCTATCGGCCAGGCGTTCGACCTGGCGTATAAAATGTTCCTGCAGTCTGGGGGAAAAGACGTGGAGTCGAGGAAACAGATAGGAAACTTACAGAAGAGG attcaGGATTTGGAGATGGAAAACCTGAGACTGAAAAAGCAGCTTCAGCGTGTGGAGTCTCAGCTGATCAGCACTCAGTCATCAGCG ctgctGCTGCATGTTAACTCCTCGTCCGATGCTCACGTGTCCTCCTCCACTCTGTCCTGCGGTACCGATGACGTCTCTTCACTCTCGTCTCTTGAGATTTCGTCTGTCACACTAACGCCTTTCAGTTCACCCGATTCCGGCCAATCAGGAAACTCGCTGACCCCGCCTCCTGCTAAACCCGCCCACTTTCAGCCACCCAATGTGTTTACTGTTCCACAGCCTCGT GCTGGTAGCATCCCGGTGAAAGACACCTCGACAGACGTGTTCGACATGGTACCGTTTACACCCGGATCTTCCACACCGAGGATACAGGCGTGTAACAGTAATCAGAGTTTTTCTATGCCGTCTCCTGAAAACAGAG GTACGGATCTGTTTGGAGCCGTGCCCTTTGACCCCTTCACCTGTGGCTTTGCAGACTTCCCTCCAGACATCCAGTCGAAACTTGATGAGATACAG gaGGGGTTCAAAATGGGTCTGACTCTAGAGGGCGCCATTTTCTCCCCGGGTCCAGTGGACAGTCGATGCTGA
- the gulp1b gene encoding PTB domain-containing engulfment adapter protein 1 isoform X2 codes for MNIGFSRRKEKPSMHSPEALVKNHVAYSAKFLGITPVEQPKGTDVVRLAVRKLKFQRHIKKSEGAKIPKVELQISIYGVRIVDPKTKEVQHNCQLHRMSFCADDKTDKRIFAYICTEPDTKRHMCYVFDSEKCAEEITVAIGQAFDLAYKMFLQSGGKDVESRKQIGNLQKRIQDLEMENLRLKKQLQRVESQLISTQSSALLLHVNSSSDAHVSSSTLSCGTDDVSSLSSLEISSVTLTPFSSPDSGQSGNSLTPPPAKPAHFQPPNVFTVPQPRAGSIPVKDTSTDVFDMVPFTPGSSTPRIQACNSNQSFSMPSPENRGTDLFGAVPFDPFTCGFADFPPDIQSKLDEIQRQRWRGSKWV; via the exons AGAAACCCAGCATGCACAGCCCTGAAGCTCTGGTGAAGAATCACGTAGCCTACAGTGCTAAG TTTTTGGGAATCACACCGGTCGAGCAACCGAAAGGCACAGACGTCGTTCGGTTGGCTGTGCGAAAACTTAAG ttTCAAAGGCATATCAAAAAGTCAGAGGGGGCGAAAATTCCCAAAGTTGAGCTACAAATCTCCATATACGGAGTGAGAATAGTGGATCCAAAAACAAAG GAAGTGCAGCACAACTGCCAGCTGCACAGGATGTCCTTCTGCGCCGACGATAAAACGGACAAACGAATCTTCGCCTACATTTGCACCGAGCCCGACACCAAGAGGCACATGTGCTACGTGTTCGACAGCGAGAAATGT GCAGAAGAGATCACCGTCGCTATCGGCCAGGCGTTCGACCTGGCGTATAAAATGTTCCTGCAGTCTGGGGGAAAAGACGTGGAGTCGAGGAAACAGATAGGAAACTTACAGAAGAGG attcaGGATTTGGAGATGGAAAACCTGAGACTGAAAAAGCAGCTTCAGCGTGTGGAGTCTCAGCTGATCAGCACTCAGTCATCAGCG ctgctGCTGCATGTTAACTCCTCGTCCGATGCTCACGTGTCCTCCTCCACTCTGTCCTGCGGTACCGATGACGTCTCTTCACTCTCGTCTCTTGAGATTTCGTCTGTCACACTAACGCCTTTCAGTTCACCCGATTCCGGCCAATCAGGAAACTCGCTGACCCCGCCTCCTGCTAAACCCGCCCACTTTCAGCCACCCAATGTGTTTACTGTTCCACAGCCTCGT GCTGGTAGCATCCCGGTGAAAGACACCTCGACAGACGTGTTCGACATGGTACCGTTTACACCCGGATCTTCCACACCGAGGATACAGGCGTGTAACAGTAATCAGAGTTTTTCTATGCCGTCTCCTGAAAACAGAG GTACGGATCTGTTTGGAGCCGTGCCCTTTGACCCCTTCACCTGTGGCTTTGCAGACTTCCCTCCAGACATCCAGTCGAAACTTGATGAGATACAG cggCAAAGATG gaGGGGTTCAAAATGGGTCTGA
- the gulp1b gene encoding PTB domain-containing engulfment adapter protein 1 isoform X4, giving the protein MNIGFSRRKEKPSMHSPEALVKNHVAYSAKFLGITPVEQPKGTDVVRLAVRKLKFQRHIKKSEGAKIPKVELQISIYGVRIVDPKTKEVQHNCQLHRMSFCADDKTDKRIFAYICTEPDTKRHMCYVFDSEKCAEEITVAIGQAFDLAYKMFLQSGGKDVESRKQIGNLQKRIQDLEMENLRLKKQLQRVESQLISTQSSAAGSIPVKDTSTDVFDMVPFTPGSSTPRIQACNSNQSFSMPSPENRGTDLFGAVPFDPFTCGFADFPPDIQSKLDEIQEGFKMGLTLEGAIFSPGPVDSRC; this is encoded by the exons AGAAACCCAGCATGCACAGCCCTGAAGCTCTGGTGAAGAATCACGTAGCCTACAGTGCTAAG TTTTTGGGAATCACACCGGTCGAGCAACCGAAAGGCACAGACGTCGTTCGGTTGGCTGTGCGAAAACTTAAG ttTCAAAGGCATATCAAAAAGTCAGAGGGGGCGAAAATTCCCAAAGTTGAGCTACAAATCTCCATATACGGAGTGAGAATAGTGGATCCAAAAACAAAG GAAGTGCAGCACAACTGCCAGCTGCACAGGATGTCCTTCTGCGCCGACGATAAAACGGACAAACGAATCTTCGCCTACATTTGCACCGAGCCCGACACCAAGAGGCACATGTGCTACGTGTTCGACAGCGAGAAATGT GCAGAAGAGATCACCGTCGCTATCGGCCAGGCGTTCGACCTGGCGTATAAAATGTTCCTGCAGTCTGGGGGAAAAGACGTGGAGTCGAGGAAACAGATAGGAAACTTACAGAAGAGG attcaGGATTTGGAGATGGAAAACCTGAGACTGAAAAAGCAGCTTCAGCGTGTGGAGTCTCAGCTGATCAGCACTCAGTCATCAGCG GCTGGTAGCATCCCGGTGAAAGACACCTCGACAGACGTGTTCGACATGGTACCGTTTACACCCGGATCTTCCACACCGAGGATACAGGCGTGTAACAGTAATCAGAGTTTTTCTATGCCGTCTCCTGAAAACAGAG GTACGGATCTGTTTGGAGCCGTGCCCTTTGACCCCTTCACCTGTGGCTTTGCAGACTTCCCTCCAGACATCCAGTCGAAACTTGATGAGATACAG gaGGGGTTCAAAATGGGTCTGACTCTAGAGGGCGCCATTTTCTCCCCGGGTCCAGTGGACAGTCGATGCTGA
- the col5a2b gene encoding LOW QUALITY PROTEIN: collagen alpha-2(V) chain (The sequence of the model RefSeq protein was modified relative to this genomic sequence to represent the inferred CDS: inserted 1 base in 1 codon), whose product MGLAGPQGPPGLPGERGRSGPTGPAGKRGMPGNPGKPGPLGTIGISGAPGFPGGPGMKGEAGPTGPRGTSGAQGPRGDSGRVGLPGSLGKQGPAGMDGAPGAKGPSGVAGVQGPVGLIGQPGPPGPQGKTGPAGAKGQLGEAGLPGFKGEPGIKGEMGQPGVQGEMGLMGEEGKRGPRGDLGSVGPPGPPGEAGAPGIRGFPGADGLPGQKGAQGERGAPGSSGGKGAGGDPGRPGEAGLPGARGLSGVAGPDGPEGKIGPQGAPGDDGGSGPAGPTGGRGPPGSMGLPGPKGFSGDAGKGGEAGTPGAPGQRGRNGKDGEEGPAGPAGPPGPGGKRGEQGPPGLIGFQGLPGPAGAPGESGKPGDEGVNGEEGAAGQTGPRGERGSPGERGQLGANGLPGSKGSVGAPGPDGPKGGSGTAGKVGEPGPPGLQGMPGERGTPGVGGPKGDRGATGEKGAEGAAGNDGARGLPGPTGPTGPAGAHGEKGEMGPRGPSGPPGSRAAPGSPGQPGPPGPPGFAGSPGLDGQSGAKGEAGEPGAKGEAGASGPQGMAGKSGPQGAAGVTGLKGARGSQGAAGSSGFPGPAGGVGTPGSVGQTGEPGPQGPSGKKGEPGIHGEPGGPGRQGERGNTGPAGSAGDKGDSGEDGPPGPDGPPGPAGLSGQRGLVGLPGMRGERGLMGLPGPAGPPGKXGTKGPPGVKGGIGSVGLPGSIGDRGDAGPQGPPGTDGGPGTDGTRGVKGDKGEPGAEGLAGTQGTQGTPGPVGAPGGPGLRGEKGASGAVGPAGQPGDRGKQGPQGPQGDKGEKGAAGERGQKGHRGFNGLQGIPGIPGQTGDAGEKGIVGPSGQRGPPGPVGPIGKEGDTGAQGPIGSPGSRGSPGDFGPEGPQGEPGPPGPPGPPGPPTTVDDDFDKIPDYDGAFESPAPPLPEYNKDEAMPIKRSGVVHVDSSVHASLKALGSQLDSIKNADGSRHHPARTCQDIKQCYPMKKSGEYWVDPNEGSLKDAIKVYCNMETGETCVSANPPSVPRKSWWTSHSSTLKPVWFGATMNRGMKFTYGNNEDSKNTVDVQLRLLRLLSKEAVQTLTYHCKNSVAYRDDKNNNMKKAAVLKAADGTDIKAYGHNRLKYTVTEDGCSKSSSEWSKTVFEYRTQKPSKLPIVDVAPVDVGGAEQEFGIDIGPVCFS is encoded by the exons ATGGGGCTGGCGGGTCCGCAG GGTCCACCTGGATTGCCTGGTGAAAGAGGTCGCAGCGGACCCACAGGACCTGCG gGAAAACGTGGAATGCCAGGAAATCCCGGAAAACCCGGTCCATTG GGAACCATAGGGATCTCAGGAGCTCCAGGATTTCCAGGAGGTCCAGGAATGAAG GGTGAGGCAGGACCCACAGGCCCTCGAGGCACCAGTGGAGCTCAGGGACCCAGAGGGGACTCAGGAAGAGTAGGCCTGCCTGGATCTCTGGGCAAACAG GGTCCAGCAGGCATGGATGGTGCTCCTGGAGCTAAAGGGCCATCG GGAGTTGCGGGTGTGCAGGGTCCTGTTGGGTTGATTGGCCAACCTGGACCACCTGGACCTCAGGGAAAGACGGGACCTGCTGGAGCCAAAGGTCAATTG GGTGAAGCCGGGCTTCCAGGATTCAAAGGAGAACCTGGAATTAAAGGAGAAATG GGGCAACCCGGGGTTCAAGGAGAGATGGGTCTGATGGGAGAGGAAGGAAAACGCGGCCCCAGAGGAGATCTGGGCTCTGTGGGGCCACCTGGACCTCCTGGGGAGGCA GGAGCTCCAGGTATTCGTGGATTCCCAGGGGCTGATGGGTTACCTGGTCAAAAG GGTGCTCAAGGTGAGCGCGGTGCTCCAGGCTCTTCCGGAGGTAAAGGTGCCGGCGGTGATCCTGGCCGTCCTGGAGAAGCAGGCCTTCCCGGTGCAAGG gGTCTGAGTGGTGTTGCTGGACCTGATGGACCAGAAGGGAAAATTGGACCTCAG GGAGCACCAGGAGATGATGGTGGTTCTGGACCTGCTGGACCAACTGGAGGCAGGGGCCCACCAGGATCTATGGGTCTGCCTGGCCCGAAAGGCTTCAGC GGTGATGCaggaaaaggtggagaagctgGTACACCAGGAGCACCAGGACAAAGA GGACGCAATGGaaaagatggagaagaaggaccTGCAGGCCCAGCTGGACCACCT GGTCCAGGAGGAAAAAGAGGCGAGCAGGGTCCTCCAGGTCTGATCGGCTTTCAG GGTTTACCAGGGCCTGCGGGTGCACCTGGAGAGTCAGGAAAACCAGGTGATGAG GGAGTCAATGGTGAAGAAGGTGCTGCAGGTCAGACTGGACCAAGA GGCGAGCGTGGAAGCCCGGGGGAGAGAGGACAGCTGGGAGCTAACGGCCTTCCTGGATCAAAAGGCAGTGTTGGAGCACCAGGACCTGATGGACCTAAG GGTGGTTCAGGAACAGCAGGGAAAGTTGGAGAACCAGGTCCTCCTGGACTTCAGGGAATGCCGGGAGAGAGAGGGACGCCAGGTGTCGGTGGACCTAAAGGAGACCGT GGTGCCACAGGTGAGAAAGGAGCTGAAGGTGCTGCTGGAAATGACGGCGCTCGG GGTCTTCCTGGACCTACTGGACCTACTGGACCAGCTGGAGCACATGGAGAAAAG GGAGAGATGGGACCCAGAGGACCTTCTGGACCACCGGGTTCTAGAGCAGCACCC GGATCTCCTGGTCAACCTGGTCCTCCTGGTCCACCTGGATTTGCTGGTTctcct GGCCTTGATGGTCAGTCTGGTGCGAAAGGAGAAGCAGGAGAACCAGGTGCTAAGGGTGAGGCAGGGGCTTCCGGTCCTCAGGGAATGGCAGGAAAATCAGGACCCCAG gGAGCTGCTGGTGTAACAGGACTGAAAGGTGCCAGGGGGAGTCAGGGAGCTGCT GGTTCCAGCGGTTTTCCAGGACCTGCAGGAGGTGTTGGCACACCAGGCTCGGTC GGCCAAACTGGAGAGCCTGGTCCACAAGGCCCTTCAGGTAAAAAGGGTGAACCGGGAATACACGGAGAACCAGGAGGCCCAGGTCGCCAAGGTGAGCGGGGTAACACTGGACCAGCTGGAAGCGCTGGAGATAAAGGAGATTCTGGTGAAGATGGACCACCG GGCCCTGATGGACCACCAGGACCTGCAGGATTGTCAGGGCAGAGAGGGCTGGTTGGTCTACCCGGGATGAGAGGAGAACGTGGACTGATGGGCCTTCCTGGACCTGCT GGTCCACCTGGAA CTGGCACCAAAGGCCCTCCTGGGGTAAAAGGTGGTATAGGCTCTGTCGGATTACCTGGATCTATTGGGGATAGAGGAGATGCTGGTCCACAG GGTCCTCCAGGAACAGATGGAGGTCCTGGAACTGATGGTACTCGTGGAGTCAAA ggagATAAGGGAGAACCAGGTGCTGAGGGTCTTGCTGGAACCCAGGGAACCCAAGGAACACCTGGACCAgtaggagctcctggaggtcctggattGCGAGGAGAAAAG GGGGCAAGCGGTGCAGTGGGTCCTGCTGGACAGCCTGGCGACAGAGGAAAACAG GGACCTCAAGGGCCACAAGGAGacaaaggagaaaaaggagcTGCTGGAGAGAGGGGTCAGAAAGGTCACCGTGGCTTCAATGGACTTCAGGGCATCCCAGGAATACCA GGACAGACAGGAGACGCAGGTGAGAAAGGAATCGTGGGACCAAGTGGGCAAAGA GGACCACCTGGGCCTGTTGGACCTATAGGTAAAGAAGGTGACACAGGTGCTCAAGGACCAATTGGGTCCCCTGGATCTCGAGGCAGCCCTGGAGATTTTGGACCAGAG GGCCCTCAAGGAGAACCTGGTCCTCCAGGCCCACCCGGTCCTCCAGGACCTCCTACAACTGTGGATGATGACTTTGATAAAATTCCAGACTATGACGGCGCATTTGAAAGCCCAGCTCCTCCTCTTCCGGAGTACAACAAGGATGAGGCAATGCCTATCAAGAGGTCTGGTGTCGTTCATGTGGACAGCAGCGTCCACGCCTCCCTGAAGGCTTTGGGCAGTCAGCTggacagcattaaaaatgcAGATGGGAGCCGCCATCACCCGGCACGCACCTGCCAGGACATCAAGCAGTGCTACCCAATGAAGAAAAGCG GGGAGTACTGGGTGGACCCTAATGAGGGAAGTTTGAAAGACGCAATCAAAGTGTACTGTAACATGGAGACGGGGGAGACGTGTGTGTCTGCAAACCCTCCCAGTGTCCCACGCAAGAGCTGGTGGACTTCTCACTCCAGCACACTCAAACCTGTGTGGTTTGGAGCCACCATGAACAGAGGAATGAAG TTTACATACGGAAACAACGAGGACTCGAAAAACACGGTGGACGTGCAGCTGCGTCTCCTGCGTCTGCTCTCGAAAGAGGCCGTACAGACGCTCACGTACCACTGCAAAAACAGCGTCGCTTACAGAGACGACAAGAACAACAACATGAAGAAAGCCGCCGTGCTGAAGGCCGCAGACGGGACGGACATCAAAGCGTACGGACACAACCGCCTCAAGTACACGGTCACGGAGGACGGCTGCTCG AAATCCAGCAGTGAGTGGAGTAAGACAGTGTTTGAGTATCGTACGCAGAAGCCCTCCAAGCTCCCGATCGTGGACGTGGCGCCGGTGGACGTGGGAGGAGCCGAGCAAGAGTTCGGCATCGACATCGGGCCGGTGTGCTTCTCGTGA
- the gulp1b gene encoding PTB domain-containing engulfment adapter protein 1 isoform X3 — protein sequence MHSPEALVKNHVAYSAKFLGITPVEQPKGTDVVRLAVRKLKFQRHIKKSEGAKIPKVELQISIYGVRIVDPKTKEVQHNCQLHRMSFCADDKTDKRIFAYICTEPDTKRHMCYVFDSEKCAEEITVAIGQAFDLAYKMFLQSGGKDVESRKQIGNLQKRIQDLEMENLRLKKQLQRVESQLISTQSSALLLHVNSSSDAHVSSSTLSCGTDDVSSLSSLEISSVTLTPFSSPDSGQSGNSLTPPPAKPAHFQPPNVFTVPQPRAGSIPVKDTSTDVFDMVPFTPGSSTPRIQACNSNQSFSMPSPENRGTDLFGAVPFDPFTCGFADFPPDIQSKLDEIQEGFKMGLTLEGAIFSPGPVDSRC from the exons ATGCACAGCCCTGAAGCTCTGGTGAAGAATCACGTAGCCTACAGTGCTAAG TTTTTGGGAATCACACCGGTCGAGCAACCGAAAGGCACAGACGTCGTTCGGTTGGCTGTGCGAAAACTTAAG ttTCAAAGGCATATCAAAAAGTCAGAGGGGGCGAAAATTCCCAAAGTTGAGCTACAAATCTCCATATACGGAGTGAGAATAGTGGATCCAAAAACAAAG GAAGTGCAGCACAACTGCCAGCTGCACAGGATGTCCTTCTGCGCCGACGATAAAACGGACAAACGAATCTTCGCCTACATTTGCACCGAGCCCGACACCAAGAGGCACATGTGCTACGTGTTCGACAGCGAGAAATGT GCAGAAGAGATCACCGTCGCTATCGGCCAGGCGTTCGACCTGGCGTATAAAATGTTCCTGCAGTCTGGGGGAAAAGACGTGGAGTCGAGGAAACAGATAGGAAACTTACAGAAGAGG attcaGGATTTGGAGATGGAAAACCTGAGACTGAAAAAGCAGCTTCAGCGTGTGGAGTCTCAGCTGATCAGCACTCAGTCATCAGCG ctgctGCTGCATGTTAACTCCTCGTCCGATGCTCACGTGTCCTCCTCCACTCTGTCCTGCGGTACCGATGACGTCTCTTCACTCTCGTCTCTTGAGATTTCGTCTGTCACACTAACGCCTTTCAGTTCACCCGATTCCGGCCAATCAGGAAACTCGCTGACCCCGCCTCCTGCTAAACCCGCCCACTTTCAGCCACCCAATGTGTTTACTGTTCCACAGCCTCGT GCTGGTAGCATCCCGGTGAAAGACACCTCGACAGACGTGTTCGACATGGTACCGTTTACACCCGGATCTTCCACACCGAGGATACAGGCGTGTAACAGTAATCAGAGTTTTTCTATGCCGTCTCCTGAAAACAGAG GTACGGATCTGTTTGGAGCCGTGCCCTTTGACCCCTTCACCTGTGGCTTTGCAGACTTCCCTCCAGACATCCAGTCGAAACTTGATGAGATACAG gaGGGGTTCAAAATGGGTCTGACTCTAGAGGGCGCCATTTTCTCCCCGGGTCCAGTGGACAGTCGATGCTGA